One genomic segment of Pseudomonas sp. RU47 includes these proteins:
- a CDS encoding methylthioribulose 1-phosphate dehydratase encodes MSLTREQLAQQIVDAGRFLYGRGWSPATSSNYSTRLSPSEALLTVSGKHKGQLGLDDVLATDLSGNSLEPGKKPSAETLLHTQLYSWRPEIGAVLHTHSVNATVLSRLTPEDFIEFEDYELQKAFSGVSTHESRVRVPIFDNDQDIARLAAKVQPWLDAHPDCVGYLIRGHGLYTWGAQMSDALRQIEAFEFLFECELKTRSVMNRQG; translated from the coding sequence ATGAGCCTTACGCGTGAACAACTCGCCCAGCAAATCGTCGACGCCGGGCGTTTTCTGTATGGTCGCGGCTGGTCGCCGGCCACCAGCAGTAATTACTCGACGCGCCTGTCGCCGAGTGAAGCACTGCTGACCGTATCGGGCAAGCACAAGGGCCAGTTGGGCCTGGACGATGTGCTCGCCACCGACCTTTCCGGCAACAGCCTGGAACCGGGCAAAAAGCCCTCCGCCGAAACCCTGCTGCACACTCAGCTTTACAGCTGGCGTCCGGAGATCGGCGCGGTGCTGCACACCCATTCGGTGAACGCCACGGTGCTGTCGCGCCTGACCCCGGAAGACTTCATCGAGTTTGAAGACTACGAACTGCAAAAAGCCTTCAGCGGTGTTTCGACCCACGAATCGCGAGTGCGCGTGCCGATTTTCGACAACGATCAGGACATTGCGCGCCTCGCCGCCAAGGTGCAGCCTTGGCTCGACGCCCATCCTGATTGCGTCGGTTATCTGATTCGCGGTCACGGCCTCTACACCTGGGGCGCGCAGATGAGCGACGCGCTGCGGCAGATCGAGGCCTTTGAATTTCTGTTTGAATGCGAGTTGAAAACCCGCAGCGTTATGAACCGCCAAGGCTGA
- a CDS encoding 1,2-dihydroxy-3-keto-5-methylthiopentene dioxygenase: MSSLSVYHVSSPDIPNKVLTHFEDIASTLAEQGVRFDRWQAAAKIQPGATQEEVISAYKEQIDQLMTERGYITVDVISLNSDHPQKAELRAKFLEEHRHGEDEVRFFVAGRGLFTLHIDDYVYAVLCEKNDLISVPAGTKHWFDMGEHPHFVAIRLFNNPEGWVANFTGEDIAGRFPRLED; the protein is encoded by the coding sequence ATGAGCAGCCTGTCCGTCTATCACGTTTCCAGCCCCGACATTCCGAACAAGGTGCTGACCCATTTCGAAGACATCGCCTCGACCTTGGCCGAGCAGGGCGTGCGCTTCGACCGCTGGCAAGCCGCCGCAAAGATTCAGCCCGGCGCCACCCAGGAAGAAGTGATCAGCGCCTATAAAGAGCAGATCGACCAACTGATGACCGAGCGCGGTTACATCACCGTCGACGTGATCAGCCTGAACAGCGATCACCCGCAAAAAGCCGAATTGCGCGCCAAGTTTCTCGAAGAGCACCGTCATGGCGAAGACGAAGTCAGATTTTTCGTCGCCGGCCGTGGCCTGTTTACCTTGCACATCGACGATTATGTCTACGCCGTACTGTGCGAGAAGAACGATTTGATCTCGGTTCCGGCCGGCACCAAACACTGGTTCGACATGGGCGAGCATCCGCACTTTGTCGCGATCCGTCTGTTCAACAACCCGGAAGGCTGGGTTGCCAACTTCACCGGCGAAGACATCGCCGGCCGCTTTCCGCGTCTGGAGGACTGA
- the mtnC gene encoding acireductone synthase, whose product MSIKAIVTDIEGTTSAVSFVFDVLFPYAAKHLPDFVRQNAERADVAEQLDAVRRDSNAPQADVERVVEILLSWIEEDRKATPLKALQGMVWAQGYHAGQLKGHVYPDAVEALRRWHAAGYQLFVYSSGSIQAQKLIFGCSEAGDLTPLFSGYFDTTSGPKREAQSYTNIQKAIGVQPQEILFLSDIVEELDAAQAAGLQTCGLAREGGELGSHVTVDTFTGIEPEAF is encoded by the coding sequence ATGTCGATCAAAGCCATCGTCACTGACATCGAAGGCACCACCAGCGCGGTGAGTTTCGTCTTCGACGTGCTGTTTCCGTATGCCGCTAAACACCTGCCGGATTTCGTCCGCCAGAACGCCGAACGTGCCGATGTTGCCGAGCAACTCGACGCCGTACGCCGTGACAGCAATGCGCCGCAAGCCGATGTTGAACGGGTTGTTGAAATCCTCTTGAGCTGGATCGAGGAAGATCGCAAAGCCACGCCACTCAAGGCCTTGCAAGGCATGGTCTGGGCCCAGGGTTATCACGCCGGGCAGTTGAAGGGGCATGTTTATCCGGATGCCGTTGAAGCGTTGCGACGCTGGCATGCTGCCGGTTATCAACTGTTTGTGTACTCGTCGGGATCGATTCAGGCGCAGAAGCTGATTTTCGGCTGCTCGGAGGCGGGGGATCTGACACCGCTGTTCAGTGGTTACTTCGACACGACGTCGGGGCCCAAGCGTGAGGCGCAGTCGTACACCAATATCCAGAAAGCCATCGGCGTTCAACCGCAGGAGATCCTGTTCCTCTCGGACATCGTCGAAGAACTCGACGCTGCTCAAGCAGCCGGCCTGCAAACCTGCGGCCTGGCCCGTGAAGGCGGGGAGCTGGGAAGCCACGTCACCGTCGACACCTTCACCGGCATCGAACCCGAAGCCTTCTGA
- a CDS encoding DUF3509 domain-containing protein, producing the protein MSLIQEKFTSLFSNFDVTTAPRPDGGILLTLRSSDGKVFKRALTYQQLHAGDQLSWAISAIRRDLAEQASELPQIAMLQSQQRFALPTYHSL; encoded by the coding sequence ATGAGCCTGATCCAAGAAAAATTTACCTCCCTGTTCTCCAACTTCGACGTCACCACTGCGCCACGTCCCGATGGCGGGATTCTGCTGACTCTGCGCAGCAGCGACGGCAAAGTGTTTAAGCGTGCACTGACTTATCAACAACTGCATGCCGGCGACCAACTGTCGTGGGCGATCAGTGCAATTCGCCGCGACCTGGCTGAACAAGCCAGTGAACTGCCGCAAATTGCCATGCTGCAGAGCCAGCAGCGTTTTGCCCTGCCGACGTATCACTCGCTGTAA
- a CDS encoding long-chain-acyl-CoA synthetase, whose product MSHAPSDTITWGMMLRKLPMIAKAIPRVVKGMKVANVTDPTQSCGLGWTFEQATLRNPEGPALLQGDVRLTYAQVNQWANRIAHYLNGQGIGKGDVVAVFIENRPELLVTILALAKVGAVSALLNTSQTRDTLIHSVNLVAPVAIVVGEELLPAYAAIREQVAITAPRTWFVADQDTYSHPGIAPEGYVNLISASADASSENPSSSQQVFFDDPCFYIYTSGTTGLPKAGVFKHGRWMRSSASFGMIALNMGPDDVVYCTLPLYHATGLCVCWGSAVNGASGFAIRRKFSASQFWNDVRRYRATTIGYVGELCRYLVDQPASADDNRHDVRKMIGNGLRPGAWAEFKTRFAVDHICELYAASDGNIGFTNILNFDNTIGFSLMAWELVAYDHDSGEPLRSTDGFMRKVGRGEQGLLLARIDEKAPLDGYTDPQKTAKVVLHDVFSKGDRFFNTGDLLRNIGFGHAQFVDRLGDTYRWKGENVSTTEVENLLLQHPHISEAVAYGVEIRNTNGRAGMAAITPAESLATLDFAELLTFARERMPAYAVPLFLRVKVKMETTGTFKYQKTRLKNEGFDPGQTGDDPIYAWLPGTQTYVRVTDEVLAEIHQGKHRY is encoded by the coding sequence ATGAGCCACGCGCCAAGCGACACGATTACCTGGGGCATGATGCTCCGCAAACTGCCGATGATTGCCAAAGCCATTCCGCGAGTGGTCAAGGGCATGAAGGTGGCCAACGTCACGGATCCGACTCAAAGCTGTGGCCTTGGCTGGACATTCGAACAAGCGACGCTGCGCAATCCCGAGGGCCCGGCGTTACTGCAGGGCGATGTGCGGCTGACCTATGCGCAGGTCAACCAGTGGGCCAACCGCATCGCGCACTATCTGAACGGGCAGGGCATCGGCAAGGGCGATGTAGTCGCGGTGTTTATTGAAAACCGCCCGGAATTGCTGGTGACCATTCTGGCGCTGGCCAAGGTCGGCGCGGTCAGCGCGCTGCTCAATACCTCGCAGACGCGCGACACGCTGATCCACAGTGTGAATCTGGTGGCGCCGGTGGCGATTGTGGTCGGCGAAGAACTGCTTCCGGCTTATGCGGCGATTCGCGAGCAAGTGGCGATTACCGCGCCGCGCACCTGGTTTGTCGCCGATCAGGACACCTATAGCCATCCGGGCATTGCGCCCGAAGGCTACGTCAATCTGATCAGCGCCAGTGCCGATGCCTCCAGCGAGAATCCGTCGAGCAGTCAGCAGGTGTTTTTCGACGATCCGTGTTTCTACATTTACACCTCCGGCACCACCGGCCTGCCCAAGGCCGGGGTGTTCAAACATGGCCGCTGGATGCGCAGTTCTGCCAGTTTCGGCATGATCGCCCTCAATATGGGCCCCGACGATGTCGTCTATTGCACCTTGCCGCTGTACCACGCCACCGGTCTCTGCGTGTGCTGGGGCTCGGCAGTCAACGGCGCCTCAGGCTTCGCAATTCGCCGCAAATTCAGCGCCAGCCAGTTCTGGAACGATGTGCGCCGTTATCGCGCGACCACGATCGGCTATGTCGGCGAGTTGTGCCGTTATCTGGTCGATCAACCGGCCAGCGCCGATGACAACCGCCACGACGTGCGCAAAATGATTGGTAACGGCTTGCGCCCGGGCGCCTGGGCCGAGTTCAAGACCCGTTTCGCCGTCGACCACATCTGTGAGCTGTACGCGGCGAGCGACGGCAACATCGGCTTCACTAACATTCTCAACTTCGACAACACCATCGGTTTTTCGCTGATGGCCTGGGAGTTGGTGGCTTACGACCATGACAGCGGTGAGCCGCTGCGCAGCACCGACGGTTTCATGCGCAAGGTCGGCAGGGGCGAGCAGGGCCTGTTGCTGGCGCGGATCGACGAGAAGGCACCGCTGGACGGTTACACCGATCCGCAAAAAACCGCCAAAGTTGTCCTTCACGACGTGTTTAGCAAAGGCGATCGTTTTTTCAACACTGGCGATCTGCTGCGCAACATCGGTTTTGGTCACGCGCAATTTGTTGATCGCCTCGGTGACACCTATCGCTGGAAGGGCGAAAACGTCTCGACCACTGAAGTCGAAAACCTGCTGCTGCAACATCCGCACATCTCCGAGGCGGTGGCGTATGGCGTGGAGATCCGCAATACCAACGGCCGCGCCGGCATGGCGGCGATTACGCCGGCGGAATCCCTCGCGACCCTGGATTTCGCCGAGTTGCTGACCTTCGCCCGCGAACGTATGCCGGCCTACGCGGTACCGTTGTTCCTGCGGGTGAAGGTGAAAATGGAAACCACCGGGACCTTCAAATACCAGAAAACCCGACTGAAAAATGAAGGTTTCGACCCTGGCCAGACGGGCGATGATCCGATCTACGCATGGCTGCCTGGCACGCAGACTTACGTTCGGGTCACCGATGAGGTGCTGGCGGAAATTCATCAAGGCAAGCATCGTTATTGA
- a CDS encoding ankyrin repeat domain-containing protein: MSDQSRQMTPEEAAEFTEQVFNKARDGDAEMLDRLVTAGLPVNLKNSKGDTLLMLASYYGHVDAVNVLLKHKADPEMRNGNGQSPIAGAAFKGDLAVVRALVEAGAEIEGSSFDGRTALMMAAMFNRVEIVDYLISKGANAQAKDANGVTALDAARTMGAVDTTAQLEKLLG, from the coding sequence ATGTCCGACCAAAGCCGCCAGATGACCCCTGAAGAAGCTGCCGAATTCACCGAGCAGGTTTTCAACAAGGCGCGCGACGGTGATGCCGAGATGCTCGATCGCCTGGTCACCGCCGGTTTGCCGGTCAACCTGAAAAACAGCAAGGGTGACACGCTGCTGATGCTGGCCAGTTACTACGGCCATGTCGATGCGGTGAACGTACTGCTTAAACACAAGGCTGACCCGGAAATGCGCAATGGCAACGGCCAGAGCCCGATTGCCGGTGCGGCGTTCAAAGGCGATCTGGCGGTGGTCAGGGCGTTGGTCGAGGCGGGCGCCGAGATTGAAGGCTCGTCGTTCGATGGGCGTACGGCGTTGATGATGGCGGCGATGTTCAACCGTGTTGAAATCGTTGATTACCTGATCAGCAAAGGCGCCAACGCGCAAGCCAAGGACGCCAACGGCGTGACGGCGCTGGACGCGGCCCGCACCATGGGCGCGGTCGACACCACCGCACAGCTGGAAAAACTGTTGGGTTGA
- a CDS encoding PLDc N-terminal domain-containing protein: MGSTFNGLIGLIILALDIWAIINVLKSGATTGMKIVWVLLIILLPVLGLIIWAIAGPRGNVRI; this comes from the coding sequence ATGGGTTCCACGTTCAACGGTCTGATTGGCCTGATCATTCTTGCCCTCGACATCTGGGCCATCATCAACGTGTTGAAAAGCGGCGCGACCACCGGGATGAAAATCGTCTGGGTGCTGCTGATCATCCTCCTGCCGGTGCTGGGCCTGATCATCTGGGCGATCGCCGGACCGCGCGGCAACGTGCGGATCTGA
- the speE gene encoding polyamine aminopropyltransferase: MTVTKTSEYLETLYEGYGQRFRMEKLLHEVRTEHQHLVIFQNPRMGRVMALDGVIQTTEADEFIYHEMLTHVPILAHGSAKRVLIIGGGDGGMLREVTKHAGVEHITMVEIDGTVVDMCKEFLPNHSSGAYDDPRLNLVIDDGMRFVATTTEKFDVIISDSTDPIGPGEVLFSENFYQACHRCLNEGGILVTQNGTPFMQIDEVKTTAGRLNSLFPDWHFYQAAVPTYIGGSMTFAWGSTNPAYRKLSRETLQQRFIGSGIVTRYYNPEIHIGAFALPQYVLQAINKPSND, encoded by the coding sequence ATGACCGTTACCAAAACCAGCGAGTACCTGGAAACCCTCTACGAAGGCTACGGCCAGCGTTTTCGCATGGAAAAACTGCTGCACGAAGTGCGCACCGAACACCAGCACCTGGTGATCTTCCAGAACCCGCGCATGGGCCGTGTCATGGCACTGGACGGCGTGATTCAGACCACCGAAGCCGACGAATTCATCTACCACGAAATGCTCACCCACGTGCCGATCCTCGCCCACGGCAGCGCCAAGCGCGTGTTGATCATCGGCGGTGGTGACGGCGGCATGCTCCGTGAAGTGACCAAACACGCCGGCGTCGAGCACATCACCATGGTCGAGATCGACGGCACCGTGGTCGACATGTGCAAAGAGTTCCTGCCGAACCATTCCAGCGGCGCCTACGACGATCCGCGTCTGAACCTGGTGATCGACGACGGCATGCGTTTCGTCGCCACCACCACGGAAAAGTTCGACGTGATCATCTCTGACTCCACTGACCCGATCGGCCCGGGCGAAGTGCTGTTCTCGGAAAACTTCTACCAGGCGTGCCACCGCTGCCTGAACGAGGGCGGCATCCTCGTGACCCAGAACGGCACGCCGTTCATGCAGATCGACGAAGTGAAAACCACGGCCGGTCGCCTGAACAGCCTGTTCCCGGACTGGCACTTTTATCAGGCTGCGGTGCCGACCTACATTGGCGGCTCGATGACCTTTGCCTGGGGCTCGACCAACCCGGCTTACCGCAAGCTGAGCCGTGAAACCCTGCAACAGCGCTTCATCGGCAGCGGCATCGTCACCCGCTACTACAACCCGGAAATCCACATCGGCGCCTTCGCCTTGCCGCAGTACGTGCTGCAGGCGATCAACAAGCCAAGCAACGACTAA
- a CDS encoding ribonuclease E inhibitor RraB, which translates to MSTAYQEDISSNVLRRMKEGGFDFSRFHPIEFYAIFPDEERARRAAGKFRGESINAQVSVRDDGAWALELSKVMYATYDDIGDFEQGFSAVVEPLGGIIEGWGVKQEVRNRHRLN; encoded by the coding sequence ATGAGCACAGCCTATCAAGAAGACATCAGCAGCAATGTTCTGCGCCGCATGAAAGAAGGCGGTTTCGATTTTTCCCGATTCCATCCCATCGAGTTCTACGCGATTTTCCCGGACGAGGAGCGGGCGCGCAGGGCGGCAGGCAAATTTCGCGGTGAATCCATCAATGCCCAGGTCAGCGTGCGTGATGACGGTGCGTGGGCGCTGGAATTAAGCAAAGTGATGTACGCGACCTATGACGATATCGGCGACTTCGAGCAGGGATTCTCTGCCGTGGTTGAACCTCTGGGCGGCATTATCGAAGGCTGGGGTGTGAAACAGGAGGTGCGCAACCGCCACCGTTTGAACTGA
- a CDS encoding circularly permuted type 2 ATP-grasp protein has protein sequence MIRTYFDEMYDAGGQVRPHYREFARWLADTPDELLAQRRREADLLFHRAGITFTLYGDEQGTERLIPFDTIPRSIPASEWRIVERGCIQRVKALNMFLADLYHEQRIIKAGIIPAEQVLANEQYQLAMQGLDLHRDIYSHISGVDLVRDGDGTYYVLEDNLRTPSGVSYMLEDRKMMMRLFPELFAAQRIAPIDHYPNLLLDTLKSSSPIDDPSVVVLTPGRFNSAFFEHAFLAREMGVELVEGADLFVRDDKVFMRTTDGPKAVDVIYRRLDDAFLDPLAFNPDSMLGVPGLLSSYRSGNVVLANAIGTGVADDKSVYPFVTDMIRFYLDEEPILKNVPTWQCRNPSELSHVLANLPDLVVKETQGSGGYGMLVGPASTTAEIDAFRERIKAKPHAYIAQPTLSLSTCPTFVENGIAPRHIDLRPFVLSGRETRVVPGGLTRVALREGSLVVNSSQGGGTKDTWVVED, from the coding sequence ATGATCCGCACCTATTTTGATGAGATGTACGATGCCGGCGGCCAGGTTCGCCCGCATTATCGGGAGTTCGCCCGATGGCTGGCCGACACGCCTGACGAGCTGCTGGCTCAACGGCGACGCGAGGCCGATCTGCTGTTCCATCGCGCCGGCATTACTTTCACGCTCTATGGGGATGAGCAGGGCACCGAGCGCCTGATTCCCTTCGACACCATTCCGCGCAGCATTCCCGCCAGCGAGTGGCGGATCGTCGAGCGCGGCTGCATCCAGCGGGTCAAGGCGCTGAACATGTTTCTCGCCGACCTCTATCACGAGCAGCGCATCATCAAGGCCGGGATCATTCCTGCCGAACAGGTGCTGGCCAACGAGCAATATCAGTTGGCGATGCAAGGTCTGGATCTGCACCGCGATATCTATTCGCACATCTCCGGCGTCGATCTGGTGCGCGATGGCGACGGCACCTATTACGTGCTTGAAGACAACCTGCGCACACCGAGCGGCGTCAGCTACATGCTCGAAGACCGTAAGATGATGATGCGCCTGTTCCCGGAGCTGTTCGCCGCCCAGCGCATTGCGCCAATCGATCACTACCCGAACCTGCTGCTCGACACCCTGAAGAGCTCGAGCCCGATTGACGACCCGAGTGTGGTGGTGCTGACGCCGGGTCGCTTCAACAGTGCATTCTTCGAACACGCGTTTTTGGCGCGGGAAATGGGCGTGGAGCTGGTCGAGGGCGCGGATCTGTTCGTGCGTGATGACAAGGTCTTCATGCGCACCACCGACGGCCCGAAAGCGGTGGACGTGATCTACCGCCGGCTCGACGACGCTTTCCTCGATCCTCTGGCGTTCAACCCGGACTCAATGCTCGGCGTGCCGGGGCTGCTGTCGTCCTATCGCTCCGGCAACGTAGTACTGGCCAACGCCATCGGCACCGGTGTGGCGGACGACAAATCGGTGTATCCGTTTGTCACTGACATGATCCGTTTTTATCTCGACGAAGAACCGATCCTGAAGAACGTTCCGACCTGGCAGTGCCGCAATCCGTCTGAACTTTCCCATGTGCTGGCCAATCTTCCAGATCTGGTGGTCAAGGAAACCCAAGGCTCCGGCGGGTACGGAATGCTGGTGGGTCCGGCGTCGACGACGGCCGAAATCGACGCGTTCCGCGAGCGGATCAAGGCCAAGCCCCACGCGTATATCGCGCAACCGACGCTGTCGCTGTCGACTTGTCCGACCTTTGTCGAAAACGGCATTGCGCCGCGCCATATCGACTTGCGTCCGTTTGTGCTGTCCGGTCGCGAAACCCGCGTGGTGCCCGGCGGTTTGACCCGCGTCGCGCTGCGCGAAGGCTCTCTGGTGGTGAACTCCTCCCAGGGCGGCGGAACCAAGGACACTTGGGTGGTCGAGGATTGA
- a CDS encoding alpha-E domain-containing protein, which translates to MLSRTASDLYWMSRYLERAENLARMLDISYSLSLMPQDGRGDGLHELAMPLLITGTLDDYLERHGALHAERLLHFFALDAANPASIYSCLGAARASAHAVRGRITADMWENINATWLEIRGIAEQGLSRYGMSRFCEWIKERSHLFRGASYGTIMRNDAFRFIRLGTFIERADNTLRLLDARYEMAGDQAEAVSDGTAHAYYQWSALLRALSSFEAYTEIYRDAPGARHVAELLLLRADVPRSLRACTEEIDQILAQLPGANGRPAQRLAAEMDARLRYTGINEILEEGLHAWLTEFIPLVRQLGNAIHSSYLEAA; encoded by the coding sequence ATGTTAAGTAGAACTGCCTCGGATCTGTATTGGATGTCGCGTTACCTGGAGCGGGCGGAAAACCTCGCCCGGATGCTCGACATCAGTTATTCGCTGTCGCTGATGCCGCAGGACGGTCGCGGCGATGGTCTGCACGAACTGGCGATGCCGCTGCTGATCACCGGCACCCTTGATGATTATCTGGAGCGTCACGGCGCGTTGCATGCCGAACGCCTGCTGCACTTTTTTGCCCTTGATGCGGCTAATCCGGCGAGCATCTACAGTTGCCTCGGCGCGGCGCGGGCCAGCGCCCATGCTGTACGTGGACGCATCACCGCAGACATGTGGGAAAACATCAACGCGACGTGGCTGGAGATTCGCGGGATCGCCGAGCAGGGTCTGAGCCGTTACGGCATGAGCCGCTTTTGCGAATGGATCAAGGAACGCTCGCACCTGTTTCGTGGCGCGTCCTACGGCACGATCATGCGCAACGATGCGTTTCGCTTTATTCGTCTCGGCACGTTTATCGAGCGCGCCGACAACACCCTGCGGTTGCTCGATGCACGTTATGAAATGGCCGGCGATCAGGCTGAAGCGGTCAGTGACGGCACGGCACACGCTTATTACCAGTGGAGTGCCTTGCTGCGCGCCTTGTCGTCATTCGAGGCCTACACCGAAATCTACCGCGATGCGCCCGGCGCCCGTCACGTCGCCGAGTTGCTGCTGTTGCGTGCCGATGTCCCTCGTTCACTGCGCGCCTGCACCGAGGAGATCGATCAGATTCTCGCGCAGTTGCCCGGCGCCAATGGCCGACCGGCCCAGCGCCTCGCGGCAGAGATGGACGCGCGCCTGCGCTACACCGGCATCAACGAAATTCTCGAGGAAGGCCTGCACGCCTGGCTGACCGAATTCATCCCGCTGGTGCGCCAGTTGGGTAACGCCATTCACAGTTCCTACCTGGAGGCTGCATGA